A section of the Scleropages formosus chromosome 16, fSclFor1.1, whole genome shotgun sequence genome encodes:
- the b3gnt2a gene encoding N-acetyllactosaminide beta-1,3-N-acetylglucosaminyltransferase 2a: MHISRKKTKLLLVMMTVNLFIFIVAEVFRNSSQSKRATSKVIVPTKSFWKKPLPSKAYWNLEQQKLDYIYNPILMATNGSRLELPDWLNDTEVSDSCDADFSVITKVNDYNSLPERFKDFLLYMRCRSYPMLLDQPHICKKKPFLLLAIKSLAPHFDRRQAIRESWGRAGRLANRTVATVFLLGTTTAVDHFPDLSEMLHFESSKHKDILMWEYRDSFFNLTIKEVLFLEWFSHRCPTARYVFKGDDDVFVNTHRMMDFLMTLTPDKAKDLFVGDVITNAGPHRDKKLKYFIPDSMFVGQYPSYAGGGGFLYSGDLALRLHSVSHQVCLYPIDDVYTGMCLQKLGLSPEKHKGFRTFDIEEKYKNNPCAYKSLILVHSRTPQEMIKIWSWLNDPELNCQ, from the coding sequence ATGCACATTTCACGGAAGAAGACGAAGCTTCTGTTGGTGATGATGACAGTGAAcctcttcattttcattgtggCTGAGGTGTTCCGGAATAGCAGCCAGAGCAAGCGCGCTACTAGCAAGGTTATTGTCCCCACCAAGTCTTTTTGGAAGAAGCCCTTGCCCAGTAAAGCCTATTGGAACCTGGAGCAGCAGAAGCTTGACTACATCTATAACCCCATCCTGATGGCCACAAATGGCTCCAGACTTGAGCTGCCTGACTGGTTGAATGACACAGAGGTGTCAGACTCTTGTGATGCAGACTTCAGCGTCATCACGAAGGTGAATGACTACAATTCGCTGCCGGAGCGTTTCAAGGACTTCCTGTTGTACATGAGATGCAGGTCTTACCCCATGTTGCTGGACCAACCccacatttgcaaaaaaaagccTTTCCTGCTGCTGGCCATAAAATCTCTGGCGCCACACTTTGACCGACGGCAGGCCATTCGTGAGTCTTGGGGACGAGCTGGCCGGTTGGCTAACCGCACTGTAGCGACGGTGTTCCTCCTGGGCACCACCACTGCCGTGGACCATTTCCCTGACTTGTCGGAGATGCTGCACTTTGAAAGCTCAAAACACAAGGACATTCTGATGTGGGAATACCGGGACTCATTCTTCAATCTCACCATCAAGGAGGTGCTCTTTCTGGAGTGGTTCAGCCACCGCTGCCCCACAGCAAGGTATGTCTTTAAGGGTGATGATGATGTCTTTGTCAACACCCATCGCATGATGGATTTCCTCATGACCCTAACCCCAGACAAGGCTAAAGATCTTTTTGTTGGGGATGTGATCACCAATGCTGGCCCACACCGGGACAAGAAGCTCAAATATTTCATCCCAGATAGCATGTTTGTGGGGCAGTACCCCTCAtatgctggaggtggaggttTCTTGTACTCCGGTGACTTGGCCTTGCGGTTACACAGCGTGTCCCATCAGGTCTGCCTGTACCCCATTGATGATGTCTACACAGGCATGTGCCTCCAAAAGCTGGGACTGAGCCCCGAGAAGCACAAGGGTTTCAGAACTTTTGACATTGAGGAGAAGTACAAAAACAACCCGTGTGCATACAAGAGCTTAATTCTGGTGCATAGCAGGACTCCACAGGAGATGATTAAAATCTGGTCATGGCTGAATGACCCTGAATTAAATTGTCAATAA